The genomic region ctaaccacaatctaggctgcttgtatgatttaccacaccaatttcacctctgtactgtagcatgacctgcagattaatttacttgcaacaaaaacggacgcccttttagaaaaactttcaattacagcctataaatatatttcattgtgtgcacccacgccgtgcacagaccttacaaatacaacatacgttaacccattaatcataccagaaacaatttcatatttaccagagcgtgacaaaaatcccataccatcgcactttcaaagccgttacttcacttgcaaaaacaatatcatatctttacatgccgccacacaattatcacttaaaactaaaactgcatatgaataccacatacttaaaacatgctggtgactttgaaatacagttatataaaataacattaccaaatatcttctaaaaacgtctgatttcccaacagagaaacataaggaaacattcttacgatacagacactcaagttcattccatctcgcataccagagattcactcccttttttcctttctcataaaaacatctaatttctagcgtacgacatacatatatatatatatatataaaaaacactagattaacttttcaccatttccacaatgcattttttcttttttttccgaaaccccacaaaatggccacttttgcagggtttgagacaatcattttcaaataatacattctgttcctggtccaaagtaaatctgttacacgcataccatagtgagaacctacagaccatcacacattatgcatctcaatatacaaaatttcagttttgttactgcaagcaaacaaaaaaaatcttacaaacggagacaggatttcttttctctctttttttttttcttttctgagctatgtgcgcgctcagtggtggccccccttctttgcctgctacattctttaacacagagatttctctatttatcaaacagcagtacttactgacagtgtttttaaaaaaatatttctgtcttttgcagaaactattaactcttcttttcttttaccttatacatgtaattttctctgtgcattcttatctatgagcagttcccctttctcaatacaataatagccacaattaacatgcacagccacttaatattttctacgcacagcataattttatatagcagcaaaagcaagcatcagatatcaacatgagcttcaggtgggtagcaaaactctattatgggaatgaatatgggaaacttcaacacacgtgagacttactcacttcactgccacgttcgcccgggggagtttatcttaaaaaatcctcccatcaactggcattcatatatttcttgcgcgcttatcaccgacaggactcacaatacctgtcgtgtcccagcacaggactgattacctgtctggaggggtatcacaactgccggcaggactataacctccgcaaacctgtgcttcaaccacaggaacccctttaaccttatatcatatattatcaacacctattaccagactaaatttaggttcaaattcacagaaagaaagcatggtaaaagcactcatagttactcactgcgaatcccactgtcctgagGGGAACGGATTTTGCTCCTGAGGGAACAAGGATTCGCTCCACCCACTCATGTTATCCACAAATGGAATTACATAATATTGTCCTGCAATTCTAGCTACAAAGTCTTTTGGAGTTTCCCCTTTAACTGGCTTAGGATTTGTAACACGCACAGTATTTTTACCAGCACTGGATGGTACACGCTGCACAGTCTTgtacttaatattacatttctgatcagcatttttatcacatttttttgctGTGTGCAGACCCCATTgttacacaaaaataattacagcgATATTAGcagcagcaataataaaatgcacaatcACTTAATATGTTCTATGCACAGCAcaataaacaaagcaaaataagCAAAAGCAAAGCTTCAGATAGCAACACCAGCCTCAAGTGGATACCAAAACTCTATAACGGAATAAAtcagggaaacttcaacacacatgAGACTTACTCACGtcactgccaagttcgcccgggggaccttatcttaaaagaacctcccgtcgactggcatacatatattacttgcgcgcttatcaccgacaggaatGTTGTTTGGGTACGCAAGGAGAGTTGGCACAACTGTATGTGCAACACTTGTTGAATAATATGCATTCGCAAACTGCGCAATTGGTGAGACAGACAATTTCAGGTATTCATGCAATGAAAGTGGAAGAATTTGAAAAGGCTATAAGAGAGAAAGATGCAGCAGATGTTTTTCGTGTGGATAATGAGAAAGGTCAGGAGAGTATGTTTAATACGTCAGGTAACAGGAGAGGAAGAAAGCAGAATAGAGGGCAGAATAGAAGCTTTCGAGGAAGGGGAAGAGACAGATTTCAGTGGAACGGTGATAGGAGACAAGAGGCACATAACTCCACAGACAGATCTTGCTGGAATTGTGGGTCTTATGATCATTGGCAGCAGGACTGCCCACAGCCTAGAAGGGATAGAAATGATCAGTATTGTGGGAATAATAATTCCTCCCAGAATCCCAGCAACACTCCCAGATATCAGATACCCTGGACTCCTTCCCAGAATCAGAATAGTACCCGCTAGGATTGCCAGCAGAGGGGACTGCTCACATGTTATACTGCTCAGTTGTCGTATCATTGGCAAGATTTACCCTTAATGTCTTTAGTTGTGCAAGGTGTCCCACATGATTTTTTGGTAGATACCGGAGCAACTAAATCTAGCATTTCTGCTAGAGAATACAATGGGCCAGTGACTAATACATGTGAAAAATCTGTTGGCATTACAGGAGTCCCAATTTCGTGTCCCAGGACGCCTCCTTTGGAGGTGTATCCAAATGACAGCCCTTCAAACAGATTTGTTTATGCTTTTCGCATAATACCCAATAGTCCTGTTAATTTGCTTGGAAGGGATTTAATGGCTAAGATGCAAATGTCTGTTAACATTGATTGCAAGGGAGGATTGCATGTTGACACTCCCTGGGATTCAGTTCCGTTGCTGTATGCAGCTGATCCTGAACCTGCCCTTACTAAACAGTTGTACCTTGATAAACTCAGTTTACAGACTCTTGAGAATGTGTTTGAGTATGCCTCACACCCTGACAAAGTTGTGACACAAGCTTTTTACAGACCTTGGATTACTGACCATGTTGAGAAAGAGATGTGGAAAGCACCAGTTAATGCAGTTGTACTTACACCAGATACAGTTTATGTGCAAACACCAGAACATTTGTGGACATGGAAATATGGCAGGAATATTGTAAAAGATCCTAAGGTTATACCTGTACAATTAGAGCCAGATGCATTCACACATGCTTCACATGTCACTAATGATGTGCCAGAGGCACTTGATGAGTTAAAGCAGAGTTTATGGGCCACTGGATTTAATGATCCAGGTTTCATTTCATGCACACCATATAAAGCCACTCTCAAACCAGGTGCTAAACCTGTATACATTAAGCAGTACCCTTTGTCTAAGGAAAAGGAACAGGGAATAGCTCCTGTAATTAAGGACCTATTGTCTAAGAAAGTTATTAGACGCACACTGTCACCATACAATACACCTATCAATCCTGTTCCTAAACCTGGAGGTACAGAATACAGATTTACACAAGACTTGCGAGCAGTAAATGCTCTGGTGCAGCCACTTGCACCGATAGTGCCAGATGTTAATGCTATTTTAACAGCCATCCCAAGTACTGCAACTTGCTTTACAGTCATTGATCTCTGCAGTGCATTCTTTAGCATCCCTGTGCATCCCGACACTCAACCGTTGTTTGGTTTTACGTATTTAGGGAATCAATATACGTTTAATCGTTTACCAATGGGCTTTATTGATTCCCCTGCCGCGTACTCAGCTGTAGTTCGTAAGACCCTAGAATCCTGGACACCTCCTGAAGGTTCCACTTTGATACAGTATGTGGATGATTTGTTGTTGTGCAGTGTTGATGAACAGACTTGTAAAACTGACTCTCTCCATTTGCTTCAGCACTTAGGTGATGCAGGGCAcaaagtgactttgagaaaaatgcaattttgtcttccacaagtaacatacctgggttttcttctttcagcaggcaagagactgttatcccctgaaagagttaaggctctcatggttattcctcgaccacaaacaaagactgctatgttatcttttctgggtatgGTTACTTACTGCAGGCAATGGATACCAGACTGTTCATATTATGATCATATTTTGCGTTCAGTTACAGGTCAGCATGAACCAGAACAAATCCACTGGACACAGGCTCTTGATAAGGCCTACAACACCCTCAAGCAGGCTCTCTGTTCCGCTCCAGCCCTAGGTTTACCCAACTATAACCTACCATTTCACCTGTATTGCACAGAAGGGGGAGGTACAGCAGCAGGGGTCCTTGCTCAGGAACACGGTAATGGGTACAGAGCGGTagctttttattcaaaattattgcCAACGGTGGTACAGGGTATGCCAGCATGCTTAAGAGCTACAGCAGCATGCGCTATGATGGTGGAAGCGGCACAAACATTGGTACTGTCACATTCTCTGATATTGCATACATCACATCAAGTCTTGCAAGTGTTAAATAATCTCACTACACAGCACATGACTGCACAGAGAAGGTCAGGCTATGAAACAATTCTCACATCCACTGCAAACCTCACTATCAAATACATTGCACCCACAGGAGGCCCAGCACCTTTATTACATGCATTGATTTCTAAATGTCCTTTAGAACACCCTGAGGACCACAATTGCATAGACACTGTACACACAGAGACGTCACCACGTCTTGACTTGCAAACAACTCCACTAGAGGAGGGAGAAGTTGTTTTTGTTGATGGGTCATGTTCTAAACCTGCTGATGGTGTTTATCTTACAGGCTTTGCTGTGGTACAGTTACCCGACACAGTGGTTACTGCTGGTTCTCTGCCTTTTGTGTCGGCCCAAGCAGCTGAATTGGTAGCCCTAGCTCAGGCATGTAGAGCGTTTGCGATGAAAGATGTGACCATTTACACTGACTCAAGGTATGCGTTtggagttgtgcatgattttggagtgATTTGGCAGAACAGAGGTTTTGTTGCAGCTGATGGTAAGAGTATCTCACATTCTACACTGGTACAGGAACTCTTAGATGCAATTAAATTACCACATAAGCTAgcaattgttaaatgtaaaggCCACAGTACTGACTCCACTGACGTTAGACTTGGCAATGATTTTGCAGACACCATTGCTAAGGAAGCTGCGTTTCGGGGTCCACCGCACCCTGACTATCTCAGCACTACTACACAGGAACAGTTACACATGGTAATGATTCCTGCCTTAGCATCTGATGTGGATGTGGCGCACCTACAGTTTGGCGCAACTGAAACTGATTTACAGACTTGGATCTCTGCTAGTCTGACCAAAGGCCAAGATGGCCTTTGGTCAGACGAGGAGGGGAGAGTAGGGATACCACAAATTGCCGCACCTTTGTTTATTAGTCATTTTCATGGTTTTGGCCACATAAGTAAACAACAGACCAAGAATCTGATGACATCCAAGTATGTCATTAAAGATCTGTTGCGCATGATTGATAGACAACTGGACAGATGTCTAACTTGTGCCAGAAATAATCCTGGAGGCCTTGTACATGGTAAACTTGAGCATTTACCACCCCCTGATGGTCCTATGCAGGTATTGCAAATTGATTTCACACACATGCCCACTGCGCGAGGTGGATACAAGTATCTTTTAGTCATTGTTGATCAATTCAGTAAGTGGGTTGAGGCCTTTCCAACCACTCAAGAGAATGCACGTACTGTAGCAAAGATATTGTGCAAGGAAATTATTCCTCGTTTTGGTTGTCCATTACAGATAAACAGTGACAGAGGTACTCCTTTCACTTCACAGATTACACAAATGATTTGTACTATGTTGTCCATTGACTGGAAGTTTCATATTCCTTATCACCCACAGTCATCAGGACAGGTAGAGCGCATGAATAGAACCATTAAAGATAAGTTCAGGAAGGGAACTGGTGGTACATTTACTAATTGGCTTGAACATTTACCTGCAGTattggcagaaatcagaatgacccctagcACCACTACGGGTTATTCACCTTTTGAAATTCTGATGGGCAGACCTTTTCCAACCCCATGGTGTAAACAAAAAGGTTCTCCTGTGGTAAGGGGAGATATCAATGTTGTAAGGGAAGAATATGTAACTAATCTGATTGaaacattgaatggcatctatggtgatgtttcttctactctTCCTCAGCCTACAGGTATCCCGACACACCCGTTCAAGCCTGGAGATACTGTCTTGGTGAAGCAGCTCCACAAGAATAAGTCGCTGGATCCTCCTTTTGGCCTTCCAACTACAGTGATCGCTGTGACGAGAACCGCTGTCCTTACAGAGGAAGCTCCAGTATGGATCCACGCGAATCGGATCAAGAGGGCCCCAGACGACGTCAACCCTGGCCGCTCCATGATTCCATCGAGTATCGAATAGTGTGGTACCTCCTGCCAGCAGTGTTCTTCGCATCCGTGATTGTCATCCTGATCCTAATCTTCAATCCTGGTGCGCCCCTGCACAAACTCAGGCCATTCCCTAGTCCTGGTGCGCCCCGGCACAatgataataaaagtgtaattgacaATGGCACTAATCCCTTATCCATCCCTCTCACCCGTGATGTCAGAGAGTTGCATATGTCGGCATGGGAAACTGACAATGCTTTTGTTAAAGCTGCCACGAACTTATACAAAGTGACTAATCAGACTGATTCTTGTTGGGTTTGTGGCTATGTCCCTCATGGGGGGAAATGGGGTTATCCATTTGTGGGTTTTCCTATTACCGCACACAATTTGACACAAATGATAAATGATGATACTATGTGGAATTTTACACCAATAGTTAACACTGATAAAGGTTTTGAAAAGGATAGGGTACACTTAGTCAATTGTGTAAACCATGGTGTTATTATGTCCCATAATCTTAATGGTACTAGTTTTCACCCCAGTACACTTAGTCAAATGCCTATTACAGTTGCCTTAATCTACAATGCAGCCACACCAGTTAATGCTACACTGTTAAATATATGGGATGGATCCTATCTTTCTTTTGAGTATATTCGTAATTTTACTGCTAAGTATACTGAACCACACAACACAATTCGTAATTGGTTCTGGCGTAACAACAGAAATATAGGTAAACAGACAGGTGCTTCTCCAGAAGCTAAGAGGAAAAGATTTCCCTCATGTCCTTCAGTTATTAAGTTACCTTATGGTTATTATTGGCTTTGTGAAAGATGGGCAGTTAAAATTATACCATGTAGCCATCTCTCACCTTGTTATTTGGGTTACATATTCCCAGCATTAAGTATTCATGACACACTCCCTAATGTTAAACTGCGAACACGTAGAGCTTCTGATTTTACAGTTAAGACTAGTACTGCCGAGATAGCTACTGCATCTTGGTTTCCTACCGCAGCTGTCATGCGCTTATATTATAAGCTTAATTTGTTTGCTACACTGGTAGATGCAGCTTTTAATTCCACTGCAGACGCTATAGAGTCCTTAACTATGCGACAAGAGCAGATCGCTCAGACTGCTCTCCAGAATCGTATGGCTTTAGATTATTTGCTAGCAGCAGAAGGAGGAGTATGTAAGCGCATAGGTTCTTCGTGCTGTGTTTTTATCTGGAACAACACTGGTAGAATACACCATGATCTTgacactttgcatgacattcaatcacACATACGTAAGCAGCCAACAGGTCTCTTCGATGGTATAGATTGGACCTTTGGTCTGAGTTCCTGGCTAGGAGCTCTTGGTATGAAAATTTTAATGGGTTTTGcatttcttctttttctgtttcttgctttctttttcatatataagcTTACTGTGTGTTTGATTAATAAGCTTACCAGTACTCATGCTAACCCTCACCATTCCTTTTTCCATAATGTTACCGCTCAGCCATCTCGCTATAAGGTTCTTTATATTCGTTAAGTTGTTttagtttttatgttattctgtt from Bombina bombina isolate aBomBom1 chromosome 2, aBomBom1.pri, whole genome shotgun sequence harbors:
- the LOC128647251 gene encoding uncharacterized protein LOC128647251, encoding MSLVVQGVPHDFLVDTGATKSSISAREYNGPVTNTCEKSVGITGVPISCPRTPPLEVYPNDSPSNRFVYAFRIIPNSPVNLLGRDLMAKMQMSVNIDCKGGLHVDTPWDSVPLLYAADPEPALTKQLYLDKLSLQTLENVFEYASHPDKVVTQAFYRPWITDHVEKEMWKAPVNAVVLTPDTVYVQTPEHLWTWKYGRNIVKDPKVIPVQLEPDAFTHASHVTNDVPEALDELKQSLWATGFNDPGFISCTPYKATLKPGAKPVYIKQYPLSKEKEQGIAPVIKDLLSKKVIRRTLSPYNTPINPVPKPGGTEYRFTQDLRAVNALVQPLAPIVPDVNAILTAIPSTATCFTVIDLCSAFFSIPVHPDTQPLFGFTYLGNQYTFNRLPMGFIDSPAAYSAVVRKTLESWTPPEGSTLIQYVDDLLLCSVDEQTCKTDSLHLLQHLGDAGHKVTLRKMQFCLPQVTYLGFLLSAGKRLLSPERVKALMVIPRPQTKTAMLSFLVTGQHEPEQIHWTQALDKAYNTLKQALCSAPALGLPNYNLPFHLYCTEGGGTAAGVLAQEHGNGYRAVAFYSKLLPTVVQGMPACLRATAACAMMVEAAQTLVLSHSLILHTSHQVLQVLNNLTTQHMTAQRRSGYETILTSTANLTIKYIAPTGGPAPLLHALISKCPLEHPEDHNCIDTVHTETSPRLDLQTTPLEEGEVVFVDGSCSKPADGVYLTGFAVVQLPDTVVTAGSLPFVSAQAAELVALAQACRAFAMKDVTIYTDSRYAFGVVHDFGVIWQNRGFVAADGKSISHSTLVQELLDAIKLPHKLAIVKCKGHSTDSTDVRLGNDFADTIAKEAAFRGPPHPDYLSTTTQEQLHMVMIPALASDVDVAHLQFGATETDLQTWISASLTKGQDGLWSDEEGRVGIPQIAAPLFISHFHGFGHISKQQTKNLMTSKYVIKDLLRMIDRQLDRCLTCARNNPGGLVHGKLEHLPPPDGPMQVLQIDFTHMPTARGGYKYLLVIVDQFSKWVEAFPTTQENARTVAKILCKEIIPRFGCPLQINSDRGTPFTSQITQMICTMLSIDWKFHIPYHPQSSGQVERMNRTIKDKFRKGTGGTFTNWLEHLPAVLAEIRMTPSTTTGYSPFEILMGRPFPTPWCKQKGSPVVRGDINVVREEYVTNLIETLNGIYGDVSSTLPQPTGIPTHPFKPGDTVLVKQLHKNKSLDPPFGLPTTVIAVTRTAVLTEEAPVWIHANRIKRAPDDVNPGRSMIPSSIE